From Etheostoma cragini isolate CJK2018 chromosome 17, CSU_Ecrag_1.0, whole genome shotgun sequence, one genomic window encodes:
- the golga7bb gene encoding golgin subfamily A member 7B: MHALSYLQSSCQSDVLALSRTAPANGCRFQHGTEPAPSYCNMATEFHNLQELRHSASLVTKVFVQRDYSEGTVCRFQTKFPSELDNRIERTLLEETVKTLNSYYVEAEKIGGQSYLEGCLACATAYIVFLCMETRYEKVLKKISGYVQEQNEKIYAPRGLLLTDPVERGMRVLEISVFEDRGSGSSSPSSSMSSAGSNAR, translated from the exons ATGCACGCGCTCTCGTACCTCCAGTCTTCCTGCCAAAGCGATGTACTCGCGTTGTCCCGCACAGCCCCAGCAAACGGTTGTCGTTTTCAGCACGGGACAGAACCTGCACCCTCTTACTGCAATATGGCGACAGAG TTTCACAACCTTCAGGAGCTGAGGCACAGTGCATCGCTGGTAACAAAAGTGTTTGTACAGAGAGACTACAGCGAAGGAACCGTGTGCCGCTTCCAGACCAAATTCCCCTCAGAGCTCGACAACAGG ATTGAGCGAACCTTGCTTGAGGAGACAGTGAAGACCCTGAACTCTTATTATGTGGAGGCGGAAAAAATCGGAGGTCAGTCGTACCTGGAAGGATGTCTGGCTTGTGCAACAGCTTATATCGTCTTCCTCTGCATGGAGACACGCTATGAGAAG GTGCTGAAGAAAATATCAGGCTACGTCCAAGAGCAGAATGAGAAGATCTATGCTCCTAGAGGTCTGCTGCTAACAGACCCCGTAGAGAGAGGAATGAGGGTT CTAGAGATCAGTGTGTTTGAAGACCGGGGCTCGGGCAGCTCCAGTCCCAGCAGCAGCATGTCATCGGCAGGCAGCAACGCCCGGTGA